A window from Candidatus Omnitrophota bacterium encodes these proteins:
- a CDS encoding GNAT family N-acetyltransferase, whose protein sequence is MRYLKIKIIILVVLSIRFLVEQPYYFSHQLHSSRRVRGENFRQVIVVGEGIELLLNIYLEYPHKSEWRIKYQGVDVGWITVTLDEERNEVFINNIHINRDFRSQGIGSRVISSLFRYFKEHCYPNLQLIGADTFNPALLELFFNFAENREIEVEGKVYAYEELDALFRNIAKGGSFALTLRNNGCEFNIEGSYGIFFPYSIENITTLEGVRHFSEDFHIIRNSEPKTWLLYYKDRFIGEIVSFSLVNVRARVDF, encoded by the coding sequence ATGAGATACTTAAAAATTAAGATTATTATACTAGTGGTTTTAAGTATAAGATTCTTAGTAGAACAACCTTATTATTTTTCTCACCAACTACATTCATCGCGAAGGGTAAGAGGGGAGAATTTTAGACAAGTAATAGTTGTTGGGGAGGGTATAGAGCTTTTACTAAATATTTATCTGGAGTATCCTCATAAATCAGAATGGCGCATTAAATATCAAGGAGTGGATGTTGGTTGGATAACTGTAACTTTAGATGAAGAACGTAATGAGGTTTTTATTAATAATATACATATAAATCGCGATTTCAGAAGTCAAGGAATTGGAAGTAGAGTTATAAGTTCATTATTTAGATATTTTAAGGAACATTGTTATCCTAATTTACAATTAATAGGGGCTGATACCTTTAATCCCGCTTTACTTGAGTTGTTTTTTAATTTTGCGGAGAACAGAGAGATAGAAGTAGAGGGGAAAGTTTATGCATACGAGGAACTGGATGCTTTATTTAGAAATATTGCAAAAGGTGGTTCTTTTGCTTTAACTTTGCGAAATAATGGCTGTGAATTTAATATAGAAGGTAGTTACGGTATTTTTTTTCCTTATAGCATAGAAAACATAACCACATTAGAGGGAGTAAGACATTTTTCCGAAGATTTTCACATTATCAGAAATAGTGAACCCAAAACTTGGTTACTGTATTATAAAGATAGGTTCATCGGAGAAATAGTTTCTTTTAGTCTTGTGAATGTAAGGGCAAGAGTTGATTTCTAA
- a CDS encoding 50S ribosomal protein L11 methyltransferase, producing MLCFFLIVETLISTDSAFARRLRSYTREAKQAIMLSHAESRRLGEEVIRRLGIEKSDIKRTMFMRKEWQEATDEAGEKFQETVMVEYDAPYAEIEFDCYDGSDDEIPYKNFRYLRFGPLVFINYEAKGTSLEKIREKLGEDFLKQYGQNIIFYTKPAPWQPRELSEFYPLPLPFIDRTTLVVVAHLLKNGVEGKVVADIGAGNGILSIVALRLGAKKIVALESDPECIEKAEEVAYINGYVAGKDIIFISHYIDSKDDRNLGLPKSITESIEVVVSNTGPMYRHLPLQIIKAAGSWPACREIALTSYRYIPVIEREVVSEQTYIQLMKEVGFINADIAQLGFKLEFVVNGHDEREYFVDAYLLCGRAP from the coding sequence TTGTTATGTTTCTTTTTAATAGTAGAAACCCTTATTTCTACAGACTCTGCATTTGCCCGCAGGTTAAGGTCTTACACCAGGGAAGCGAAACAGGCGATTATGCTTTCGCATGCAGAGAGCAGAAGATTAGGAGAAGAGGTAATCAGAAGATTGGGTATAGAAAAGAGTGATATTAAAAGAACAATGTTTATGCGTAAAGAATGGCAAGAAGCTACAGATGAAGCGGGTGAAAAATTTCAGGAAACGGTAATGGTTGAATATGATGCTCCTTATGCAGAAATCGAATTTGATTGCTATGATGGCTCGGATGATGAAATTCCTTATAAAAATTTTAGATATCTGCGGTTCGGTCCGCTTGTATTTATAAACTATGAAGCAAAAGGGACGTCTTTAGAGAAGATTCGCGAAAAATTGGGAGAAGATTTTTTAAAACAGTATGGGCAAAATATTATTTTCTACACAAAACCTGCTCCTTGGCAGCCAAGAGAGTTAAGTGAATTCTATCCCCTACCCCTTCCTTTTATTGACCGCACTACGCTGGTAGTGGTTGCGCATCTGCTTAAAAATGGGGTAGAAGGTAAAGTAGTAGCAGATATTGGTGCAGGAAATGGTATTTTGTCTATTGTTGCCCTGCGCTTAGGCGCAAAGAAGATAGTGGCTTTGGAAAGCGATCCAGAGTGCATTGAAAAGGCGGAGGAAGTAGCTTACATTAATGGTTATGTTGCGGGCAAGGATATTATTTTCATCAGCCATTATATCGATTCAAAAGACGACAGGAATTTAGGTTTACCTAAAAGTATCACTGAGAGCATAGAAGTAGTTGTTTCTAACACCGGTCCAATGTATCGCCATCTTCCTCTGCAGATTATCAAAGCTGCAGGGAGTTGGCCAGCATGTCGTGAGATAGCCTTGACTTCTTACAGATATATACCTGTGATTGAGCGCGAAGTTGTTTCAGAACAGACCTACATACAATTAATGAAAGAAGTTGGATTTATTAATGCGGACATTGCTCAGCTGGGATTTAAACTTGAGTTTGTTGTGAATGGTCATGATGAAAGAGAATATTTTGTAGATGCTTATTTGTTGTGCGGTAGAGCGCCTTAG
- a CDS encoding PD-(D/E)XK nuclease family protein codes for MEEIITFGLEDDFILCLSDFIEENYLKNGKDLSKLAFVFGGKRPGLFLKRELARRIKKGFISPKFFSMDDFVEYVFSKKINFRKLSLMDSAFIIYELAKKEFPEILKRREDFSQFLPWAKEIIFFFEQLDLEKMTDIPLRNIELKASLGFDVPGEVNELLENILSLKKIYIEHLERDNLYTRGRIYFLTAEYIKMIEISEFEKIFFCSLFHLQRTEMEIIKNLYQRNKAMLFFQGAMEDWISLKKIAEELSITIKPERKGNPSFNLSVQAGFDTHSEVCLVREILKSLDNLDKTAIILPEPRSLIPLISEITAFVNAYNVSLGYPLKRSALYVLFQKIFKTQETRKGNLYYTPDYLSLISHPLVKSLSLERSPAFTRILIHKVEEVLRGEQFSPLGGSLFIELSALENCSQIFKNALETLKEMDLLIDWYELRKILKKIHEVFFALWEELGNFEDFSLNLEVFMDFILKNSLVEHYPLNLKMAERIFEIIEEFKNARFKKISFPREEIFRIFQQRLESEFISFSGSPLKGLQILGLLETRALSFENVIVMDMNEAVLPDLKIYEPLIPREIMIGLGINRLEREEEIQRYYFERIISSAKNVFLVYQKREDKEKSRFIEKLIWEKQRMFKDKEILPIPQARFNLSIIPEKVEVKKNDEVIEFLKNIEYSSSSLNTYLNCPLRFYYQYVLRLEEKEDIFDEPEGKDIGRFIHELLKETFSFFLGKSFFIDKRFKEYFFSVLEKKFSEIFANRMQSEAFLIEEVLKFRMANFLENEMKRQVKEVICLEEKFRGRIEFNGIKFKFQAIVDRIDRLSDNSLLILDYKTGADKKIMPQGIERIETEGFERKFLKETLRSFQLPLYLYLVSNKKNYRREEINAGLYFIKELSKNQGISLLIKEKELVNREKIIKVYHRALESILKDILDPNTPFQADAEDPYQCKNCSFTYLCR; via the coding sequence ATGGAAGAAATAATTACTTTTGGTCTTGAAGATGATTTTATTTTATGTCTTAGTGACTTTATTGAAGAGAATTATCTAAAAAATGGCAAGGACTTAAGTAAACTTGCCTTTGTTTTTGGAGGTAAAAGACCGGGGCTCTTTTTGAAGAGAGAATTAGCAAGGAGGATTAAAAAAGGATTTATCTCGCCAAAGTTTTTTTCTATGGATGATTTTGTAGAATATGTTTTTTCTAAGAAGATAAATTTTAGAAAATTATCTCTTATGGATAGCGCCTTTATTATCTACGAACTGGCAAAAAAGGAATTTCCAGAAATCTTAAAAAGACGAGAGGATTTTTCCCAATTCTTACCTTGGGCTAAGGAGATAATCTTTTTCTTTGAACAGTTGGATTTAGAAAAGATGACAGACATTCCTTTGAGAAATATAGAACTGAAAGCAAGTTTAGGTTTTGATGTGCCTGGGGAGGTAAATGAACTTCTTGAAAATATTCTCAGCCTAAAAAAGATTTATATAGAACATCTGGAGAGAGATAATCTCTATACACGGGGAAGAATCTATTTTCTTACTGCAGAGTATATTAAGATGATAGAAATTTCTGAGTTTGAGAAGATATTTTTCTGTAGTTTGTTCCATTTGCAGCGGACAGAAATGGAAATTATAAAAAACCTCTACCAACGTAATAAAGCAATGCTTTTCTTCCAGGGGGCTATGGAAGATTGGATAAGTTTAAAAAAGATTGCCGAAGAACTTTCTATTACCATAAAGCCAGAAAGAAAGGGAAATCCCTCTTTCAACCTTTCGGTTCAAGCGGGATTTGATACCCATTCCGAAGTATGTTTAGTAAGGGAGATTTTGAAAAGTTTAGATAATTTAGATAAGACCGCTATTATTTTACCTGAACCGCGCAGTCTTATACCGTTAATTTCTGAGATAACCGCTTTTGTTAACGCTTACAACGTTTCCTTGGGGTATCCACTTAAACGCAGTGCTCTCTATGTTTTATTTCAGAAAATATTTAAGACTCAGGAGACGCGGAAAGGAAATTTATATTATACTCCTGATTATCTTTCGCTTATTAGCCATCCTTTAGTCAAGAGCCTTTCTTTAGAAAGAAGCCCCGCTTTTACGCGTATCCTTATTCATAAAGTGGAAGAGGTATTGCGTGGAGAGCAATTTAGCCCTTTGGGTGGAAGTTTATTTATAGAACTGTCAGCTTTAGAAAATTGTTCCCAAATCTTTAAAAATGCACTTGAAACATTAAAGGAAATGGATTTGTTAATAGACTGGTATGAGTTGAGAAAAATTCTTAAGAAAATTCACGAGGTTTTTTTTGCTTTATGGGAAGAGCTTGGTAATTTTGAAGATTTTTCTCTAAATCTTGAAGTATTTATGGATTTTATTCTAAAGAATAGTTTGGTAGAGCATTATCCCCTTAATTTAAAAATGGCAGAGCGAATTTTTGAAATCATCGAGGAGTTTAAGAATGCAAGATTTAAAAAAATCAGTTTTCCTCGGGAAGAAATTTTTAGAATTTTTCAGCAGAGGTTAGAAAGCGAATTCATTTCCTTTTCTGGTTCGCCTCTTAAAGGATTGCAAATTTTGGGACTACTGGAAACTCGCGCACTCAGTTTCGAAAACGTCATTGTGATGGATATGAATGAGGCAGTTTTACCAGATTTAAAGATTTACGAACCTCTAATTCCCCGCGAGATAATGATTGGTTTGGGGATAAATCGTTTAGAGAGAGAAGAAGAAATTCAGCGTTATTATTTTGAAAGAATCATTTCTTCCGCAAAAAATGTATTTCTTGTTTATCAGAAACGGGAGGACAAAGAAAAGAGTAGATTTATAGAAAAGCTTATCTGGGAAAAACAGCGGATGTTTAAGGATAAGGAGATATTACCTATACCGCAGGCAAGATTTAACTTGTCTATCATTCCCGAGAAGGTAGAGGTTAAAAAGAATGATGAGGTTATAGAGTTTCTGAAAAATATTGAATACTCTTCTTCGAGTCTAAATACCTACCTTAACTGTCCGCTCAGATTCTATTACCAGTATGTTCTTAGACTTGAAGAGAAAGAGGATATATTTGATGAGCCAGAGGGTAAAGACATTGGAAGATTTATCCATGAATTGCTAAAAGAGACTTTTTCCTTTTTTTTGGGGAAAAGCTTCTTTATAGACAAAAGATTTAAGGAATATTTCTTTTCTGTATTAGAAAAAAAGTTTTCGGAAATTTTTGCTAATCGTATGCAATCTGAGGCCTTTCTTATAGAAGAAGTTCTTAAATTCCGGATGGCTAATTTCTTGGAGAATGAAATGAAACGCCAGGTGAAGGAGGTAATCTGTTTAGAAGAAAAGTTTAGAGGTAGAATAGAATTTAATGGAATTAAATTTAAATTCCAGGCGATTGTTGACCGTATCGATAGGCTCTCTGATAATAGTCTTTTGATTTTGGATTATAAAACTGGTGCGGATAAGAAAATTATGCCTCAAGGTATAGAAAGGATAGAAACGGAGGGATTTGAAAGGAAGTTTTTGAAGGAGACGTTGAGGTCTTTTCAGCTTCCCCTCTATCTCTATCTGGTGAGCAATAAGAAAAATTATAGACGAGAAGAAATCAATGCTGGCTTATATTTTATTAAGGAATTATCCAAGAATCAGGGGATTTCTCTTTTAATTAAAGAGAAGGAGTTAGTAAATAGAGAAAAGATTATCAAAGTCTATCATCGGGCATTGGAGAGCATTTTGAAAGATATCTTAGACCCCAATACTCCCTTTCAAGCGGATGCCGAAGACCCATATCAGTGTAAGAATTGTTCCTTCACCTACCTCTGTCGATGA
- a CDS encoding UvrD-helicase domain-containing protein, with product MHSIGKRDMSGKNIVASGLPQILNVEASAGSGKTYYLAKKYLYLLFNPSLSEGEIPLNSILAITFTNKASLEMKERILDFLKKIALDSFKSKEEKNDLLFSLGVDENYARRRAFQIMEYLIRNYNFFQVQTIDSFINSILYGCAFRLGLSASFKTERYYLPYLTYSLDRLIDKASSEKEILELFREFIIQYLTIEHKTGWFPKKNILEIIVSFFSLYNKYAGKFIPNEPKSKELFMRKKILLKDIKILYEKLPSSTYQRFVKNLESFLETSRDNFDVSEISEYFKQEVVPIKKGSDTPSPVIQLWQKIRKGLKEICELESVILFNSYIKIFNKVINHTDKYSRKENILFLESLNKEANSLFKETGLGLPELYYRLSLRLRYFLIDEFQDTSILQWNNLVDMIRDALARGGSLFYVGDKKQAIFRFRGGEVSLFEEAKYFFRGFKAEKELLKINYRSRKEIVEFNNLVFSEENLRRFLKEKEDIDKEKISFSEPEIKMISEVFKDAKQNYLKNGGYVKLGLFSYGDKEEHDEWLQERLISLIKELNKIYLLKDIALLTRKNSEVEILTAWLLKESIPVESEKTLNVRDNSYIKEIVSFLKFLSHPVDNLSFAAFILGDIFCKRAEVNKETMHDFIFKRALSGKTSYLYRDFREEFPSFWENFIEEFFKSVGFVPLYELLITLFEKFSLFVNFPQHQGFFMKLLELVKEREENCPDILSFLEFFENAPPEELYVDVASTDAVKILTIHKAKGLGFPVVIIPFLEMVLEPFSQFIVGDGDNLRLLYFKKVYNDYSPRLSELYKREYLYSFIDELNALYVAFTRAEEELYIFSSPTVGGKKNFAHLLLPKERFEYGEPRVSKREEEAISQSIEISGSRYRDWIVILKDEFVEKSAIIDRKGIVYGEVMHWVLSLIGNLYHKKKEILVQEAIEKTRLAFPYFERYDKIKETVLNLLEHKEFYKLFMIEEGSVFQELELVNSLGKTYRLDRLIVKDKEVFLLDFKTSHDREDEDFKQVKEYISLLHEVYPHKEINGFLIYLDDFSLKKV from the coding sequence ATGCATTCTATTGGTAAGCGAGATATGTCCGGTAAAAATATTGTGGCTTCGGGGTTACCACAGATTCTAAATGTAGAAGCATCTGCAGGTTCAGGCAAAACTTATTACCTCGCTAAAAAATATCTTTATCTTCTCTTTAATCCTTCGCTTAGCGAAGGAGAAATTCCTTTAAACTCCATACTTGCAATAACCTTTACTAATAAGGCTTCTTTGGAGATGAAGGAAAGAATCTTGGATTTCTTAAAGAAAATTGCACTGGACAGCTTTAAGAGTAAGGAAGAAAAAAATGATTTGCTTTTTTCTCTGGGCGTAGATGAAAATTATGCGCGTCGACGGGCATTTCAGATTATGGAATATTTGATAAGAAATTATAATTTTTTCCAAGTCCAGACCATTGATAGTTTTATTAATTCCATTCTTTATGGTTGTGCATTCAGATTAGGGTTGTCTGCAAGTTTTAAAACCGAAAGATACTATTTACCGTATCTTACCTATAGTTTGGATAGGCTCATTGATAAAGCCAGTTCCGAAAAAGAAATTTTAGAACTTTTCCGTGAATTTATCATTCAGTATCTTACCATTGAACACAAAACAGGCTGGTTCCCTAAGAAAAATATTCTAGAAATTATTGTTTCTTTTTTTTCTCTTTACAATAAATATGCAGGTAAATTTATTCCTAATGAACCGAAGAGCAAAGAATTATTTATGAGAAAAAAAATACTCCTTAAAGATATAAAAATTCTTTATGAAAAGCTTCCTTCCTCAACCTACCAGCGATTTGTTAAAAACCTTGAATCCTTCTTAGAGACCTCCCGCGATAATTTTGATGTTTCAGAAATCTCCGAATATTTTAAACAAGAGGTTGTTCCGATTAAAAAAGGGAGTGATACCCCTTCCCCAGTTATCCAGCTTTGGCAGAAGATAAGGAAAGGTTTAAAAGAAATTTGCGAATTGGAATCGGTAATATTGTTTAATTCCTATATTAAGATATTTAATAAAGTTATTAACCATACAGATAAATACAGTCGCAAAGAGAACATCTTGTTTCTGGAGTCGTTGAATAAAGAGGCAAACTCGCTGTTTAAGGAGACAGGTTTGGGGCTTCCTGAGTTATATTATCGTCTTTCTCTGCGTCTAAGATATTTTCTTATCGATGAGTTTCAAGATACCAGTATACTCCAATGGAATAATCTCGTGGATATGATTAGGGATGCTTTAGCGAGAGGAGGCTCTCTTTTCTACGTGGGTGATAAAAAACAGGCAATTTTTCGTTTTCGTGGAGGCGAGGTTTCTCTTTTTGAAGAAGCAAAATACTTTTTTCGAGGGTTCAAGGCGGAGAAAGAATTACTTAAGATAAATTATCGCAGTAGAAAGGAAATAGTTGAATTTAATAACCTTGTTTTTTCTGAAGAAAACTTAAGGCGTTTTCTTAAGGAGAAAGAAGATATTGATAAAGAAAAGATAAGCTTTAGCGAACCTGAGATAAAAATGATAAGCGAGGTATTTAAAGATGCAAAACAGAATTATCTTAAAAATGGGGGATATGTAAAATTAGGATTGTTTTCTTACGGAGATAAAGAAGAACACGATGAATGGTTACAAGAAAGATTAATTTCGCTTATAAAAGAATTAAATAAAATTTATCTCCTTAAAGATATTGCTTTATTGACGAGGAAAAATAGCGAAGTAGAGATTCTTACTGCCTGGTTATTAAAGGAGTCAATTCCTGTAGAGTCAGAAAAGACCCTTAATGTAAGAGATAATTCCTACATAAAGGAAATTGTTTCTTTTCTTAAATTCTTGTCCCATCCCGTTGACAATCTATCTTTTGCTGCATTTATCTTGGGGGATATTTTCTGTAAAAGGGCAGAGGTAAATAAAGAGACAATGCATGATTTTATCTTCAAAAGAGCACTTAGTGGCAAGACCTCTTACCTCTATCGTGATTTCCGTGAAGAATTTCCTTCTTTTTGGGAAAATTTTATAGAGGAGTTCTTTAAGAGCGTAGGTTTTGTTCCTTTATACGAGCTATTAATCACGCTTTTTGAAAAATTCTCCCTCTTCGTAAATTTTCCTCAACATCAGGGTTTTTTTATGAAGCTTTTGGAGTTAGTTAAAGAGAGAGAAGAGAATTGCCCTGATATTCTTTCTTTTCTGGAATTCTTTGAAAATGCCCCTCCCGAAGAGCTCTATGTAGATGTTGCCAGCACCGATGCTGTTAAGATATTGACTATCCATAAGGCAAAAGGATTGGGATTTCCGGTAGTGATAATTCCATTTCTGGAGATGGTATTAGAGCCATTCTCACAATTTATTGTAGGCGATGGAGACAATCTACGCCTGTTGTATTTTAAAAAGGTCTATAACGATTATTCCCCCCGCTTATCAGAATTATATAAGAGAGAATATCTATATTCTTTTATTGACGAATTGAATGCTCTCTATGTTGCTTTTACACGGGCAGAAGAGGAGCTTTATATATTTTCCTCTCCCACTGTCGGCGGAAAGAAAAATTTTGCTCATTTACTTCTTCCTAAGGAGCGATTTGAATATGGCGAACCGAGGGTTTCTAAAAGGGAAGAAGAAGCCATTTCTCAATCTATTGAGATTTCTGGGTCACGCTATAGAGACTGGATAGTCATCTTAAAGGATGAGTTTGTAGAAAAATCAGCAATAATAGATAGGAAAGGGATAGTTTATGGAGAAGTTATGCATTGGGTTCTTTCCCTTATTGGTAATCTATACCATAAGAAAAAAGAAATATTGGTGCAGGAGGCAATAGAGAAGACAAGGCTTGCTTTTCCTTATTTTGAAAGATATGACAAAATCAAGGAAACCGTCTTAAATCTTTTAGAGCATAAAGAGTTTTATAAATTATTTATGATAGAAGAGGGTTCTGTATTCCAGGAGTTAGAACTGGTAAATTCTTTAGGCAAAACCTATCGGCTCGACCGTCTTATTGTGAAAGATAAAGAAGTTTTCCTTCTTGATTTTAAGACGAGTCACGACCGAGAGGATGAAGATTTTAAACAGGTTAAGGAATACATCTCTTTATTGCATGAGGTCTATCCCCATAAAGAGATTAACGGTTTCTTAATCTATTTAGATGATTTTTCTTTAAAAAAGGTCTAA
- a CDS encoding amidohydrolase family protein, with amino-acid sequence MIIDIHTHAWPNKVSRKAQEHLESSFRVKLVAEPTLDTLLRFMDRNNIEVSVVCAVATRVEQVPSINDWLFGIRSERIKVFCSLHPQYPQLKEEIKRVKEHGDGIKLQPEFQDFYIDDEIAFPMYSFAESLDIPVLFHCGEELSGTKMVRSSPRRLLNVKEKFPKLRIIAAHFGGFRLWEEVKKHLLGKDIYLDTSFFFSYLPREEVKAMILSHLPERIVFGTDFPLIDQKQDLDFLKSLEIPKELKERILSLNARQILVL; translated from the coding sequence ATGATTATAGATATCCATACTCATGCTTGGCCCAACAAAGTATCGCGTAAAGCCCAAGAGCATTTAGAATCTTCTTTCAGAGTTAAATTAGTGGCTGAACCCACCTTAGATACCCTGCTTAGATTTATGGATAGGAACAATATCGAAGTAAGTGTTGTGTGTGCTGTGGCTACGCGTGTTGAGCAGGTTCCTTCCATAAACGACTGGCTCTTCGGAATAAGGAGTGAAAGAATTAAGGTTTTTTGCTCCCTTCATCCCCAATATCCTCAGCTTAAGGAAGAGATAAAGAGGGTAAAGGAGCATGGAGACGGGATAAAGTTGCAGCCAGAATTTCAGGATTTCTATATTGATGATGAGATTGCTTTTCCGATGTACAGTTTCGCGGAGTCATTAGACATTCCGGTTTTATTCCATTGTGGTGAGGAGCTTTCGGGAACAAAGATGGTGCGGTCATCGCCTCGGCGTTTACTGAATGTCAAAGAAAAATTTCCCAAATTGCGTATCATAGCAGCCCATTTTGGCGGGTTTAGATTGTGGGAGGAAGTAAAGAAACATCTTTTAGGAAAAGACATCTACCTTGATACTTCTTTCTTTTTCAGTTACTTGCCTCGGGAGGAAGTTAAGGCGATGATACTCTCACATCTTCCTGAGAGAATAGTTTTTGGTACAGATTTTCCTTTAATCGACCAAAAACAAGACCTCGATTTCTTGAAAAGCCTAGAAATACCTAAAGAGTTGAAGGAGCGTATACTGTCTCTGAACGCCCGCCAGATTCTTGTGCTATAG
- a CDS encoding ACT domain-containing protein, with the protein MFKQINIFVENRPGRVNSIAKVLSENNINIIIFTIQDRGDFGMVKLLVDKPEQAQLILAEAGFAVALKDICVVSIEDKVGNLYKLTKILLEHKVNIIDAHGFIGPNKKGICCLEIEDLGLGLEKILSQSGFSIVSEEELYEL; encoded by the coding sequence ATGTTTAAACAAATAAATATTTTTGTAGAAAATCGGCCGGGGAGGGTTAATTCTATTGCCAAAGTATTGTCGGAGAACAACATTAATATTATTATTTTTACCATTCAGGACAGAGGGGATTTTGGCATGGTTAAACTTTTGGTAGATAAACCCGAACAGGCACAATTGATTCTCGCGGAGGCAGGTTTTGCTGTTGCGCTAAAAGATATCTGCGTTGTATCTATTGAAGATAAGGTAGGGAATCTCTATAAACTGACTAAGATTTTACTTGAGCATAAAGTAAACATTATTGACGCCCACGGATTTATTGGGCCTAACAAGAAGGGAATCTGCTGTCTAGAAATAGAGGATTTAGGGTTAGGTTTGGAAAAGATTCTTTCCCAAAGTGGTTTCAGTATTGTGAGCGAAGAAGAGCTCTATGAGTTGTAG
- a CDS encoding phenylacetate--CoA ligase: protein MDILYWNKDLETLDRDSLKALQLKLLKETVASALKTKFYKNRLRKAGINSEEDINDLNDLKRIPFTTKDDLRECYPDSILAVGLSEIVRLHTSSGTTGIPTVIYHTREDLESWTDLVARCITATGATKNDVFQNMMSYGLFTGGLGLHYGAERVGMTVIPSGAGNTKRQLQLMKDFKTTVVHVTPSYMLHIGTKIEEYGFSLKDLFLKKAYLGAEPYSENTRKKIEEFFNIDVYNSYGLSEMNGPGVSFECVYKCGMHTWEDAYILEVIDPKGMEPLGEEKEGELVFTTLKRKGTPLLRYRSRDLAFIYKGECPCKRTHRRISRITGRTDDMLIVNGVNLYPSQIEEVIMRIPEVGANYQIFLDKEGTLDRLTVKVEIYSKLFQGDVRQLDYLKEKIKDNLRSAIIVNPIVELHEPGSLPVSEGKAKRVVDSRVKL, encoded by the coding sequence ATGGACATTCTATACTGGAACAAAGATTTGGAAACGCTTGACCGCGATTCTTTAAAGGCATTGCAGCTTAAATTACTCAAGGAAACCGTTGCTTCTGCACTAAAGACCAAATTTTATAAAAACCGTTTGAGAAAAGCAGGTATTAACTCGGAAGAGGATATAAATGACCTCAATGATTTAAAAAGAATTCCCTTTACTACCAAGGATGATTTAAGAGAGTGCTATCCCGATAGTATTCTGGCTGTAGGATTGTCAGAGATAGTAAGACTACATACCTCCAGTGGAACAACAGGCATACCGACTGTAATATACCATACCAGAGAAGACCTGGAAAGTTGGACAGATTTGGTAGCGCGTTGCATAACTGCTACTGGAGCTACCAAAAATGATGTTTTTCAGAATATGATGAGTTATGGTTTGTTTACCGGAGGTTTGGGTTTACATTATGGTGCAGAACGCGTGGGAATGACAGTTATTCCCTCGGGTGCAGGAAATACAAAACGCCAGTTACAACTTATGAAAGATTTTAAAACCACAGTGGTTCATGTTACTCCCAGTTATATGCTTCATATTGGCACTAAGATAGAAGAATACGGTTTTTCTCTGAAAGACCTCTTTCTCAAAAAAGCATATCTTGGAGCAGAACCTTATTCAGAGAATACGCGCAAGAAAATAGAAGAATTTTTTAACATCGATGTATACAATTCTTACGGTTTGAGTGAAATGAACGGTCCGGGAGTCAGTTTTGAATGCGTTTACAAATGCGGAATGCATACCTGGGAAGATGCTTATATTTTGGAAGTTATTGACCCTAAGGGAATGGAACCTTTAGGAGAGGAAAAAGAAGGAGAGCTGGTTTTTACTACCTTAAAGAGAAAGGGCACTCCGCTTTTGCGTTATCGGTCACGGGATCTTGCCTTTATCTACAAAGGGGAATGCCCTTGCAAACGCACCCACCGTCGCATATCGCGTATTACCGGTCGAACCGATGATATGCTCATTGTCAATGGAGTAAATTTATACCCTTCTCAGATAGAAGAGGTAATTATGCGTATTCCTGAAGTAGGGGCTAACTACCAGATTTTTCTCGATAAAGAAGGAACCTTGGACAGACTTACGGTTAAGGTAGAGATTTATTCCAAATTATTCCAAGGCGATGTGCGTCAACTGGATTATTTAAAGGAGAAGATTAAGGACAATCTACGGTCAGCAATTATTGTAAATCCTATAGTTGAATTACACGAGCCTGGTAGTTTACCTGTTTCCGAAGGCAAAGCAAAACGCGTAGTGGATTCTCGCGTAAAATTATAG
- a CDS encoding ACT domain-containing protein: MKLVQISVFLENRKGRLYEACALLGKHKINIRALSIAESEEFGVLRLVVDNPEMALRIFKENGFVAKFTDIVAVEVADKPGGLAEVLKVLYEHDINVEYMYGFTEKFSDNALLVFRFDDPDKAIEILKKNKIKVIGKADIINF, translated from the coding sequence ATGAAACTTGTTCAAATTTCGGTATTTTTAGAGAATCGAAAAGGCAGACTATATGAAGCATGTGCTTTGTTAGGAAAACACAAGATAAACATTCGTGCTCTGTCTATTGCTGAAAGTGAGGAATTTGGAGTTTTGCGCCTTGTAGTTGATAATCCAGAGATGGCGTTACGCATTTTTAAAGAAAATGGTTTTGTAGCCAAGTTTACCGATATCGTAGCGGTGGAAGTTGCCGATAAGCCCGGAGGATTAGCAGAGGTGTTGAAAGTTTTATACGAACATGATATTAATGTGGAATATATGTATGGCTTCACGGAAAAATTTTCTGACAACGCCCTTTTGGTTTTTCGCTTTGATGACCCGGACAAGGCGATAGAGATACTGAAGAAGAATAAAATAAAGGTTATCGGTAAAGCAGACATTATTAATTTTTAA